One part of the Aurantibacillus circumpalustris genome encodes these proteins:
- a CDS encoding M23 family metallopeptidase, translated as MTLQKQYLKYRFIKSVLFLGLLFFSKDILAQEKLNFIWPIDSPFIITGNYGELRPNHFHAGIDFSTNGKINLPIYCIEEGYISRIRISPYGYGKSVYITHPNGKVSLYAHLNAYSLKVANLAKENQYTSQNYEIDFMLKPRTAYVRRNEIIGLSGNTGSSTGPHLHFEIRDELSEMPLNPLSFYKINDHTSPELNSIAFYNLSDTTSPKLITTKKIKKGRGDTLILDGDHITLNYSIIGIAFSGLDRCYYNGNPNNIYSAQMYLNNNLIYEHKLNNISFDDSRYINEFSETIGKQKYQKCFLPTIYPLGLFGTCYDKGRINLKESEFQKIKLVFTDESGNASPLEFYLKTKRIDEYVIPEEKSNLYVNCSSPFVSFTDNLYTYIPEKTFFYSKNIVISNTLNDNGKLSIFPDLNLKQMVTLGFKVPEKYAGFGDKLILDGSSNAISLARNDSVFYQVKSFGKFQLRIDTIPPKIKIDHSEHQLKEAWQLDAFSFSIKDEMSGIGKYNLWLNNEWVLAEYDAKTDLLTYYFDYDTPMGLLNFKLEVIDKVGNRAFLEYVLKK; from the coding sequence GTGACGTTGCAAAAACAGTATTTAAAATATAGGTTCATTAAATCCGTTCTTTTTTTGGGTCTTTTGTTTTTTTCAAAAGATATTTTAGCGCAAGAAAAATTGAATTTTATTTGGCCGATAGACTCCCCTTTTATTATCACTGGTAACTATGGTGAATTACGACCAAATCATTTTCATGCAGGTATCGATTTTTCTACAAATGGTAAAATTAATTTGCCGATTTATTGTATCGAGGAAGGTTACATATCAAGAATACGAATTAGTCCCTACGGTTATGGTAAAAGTGTTTACATTACGCACCCTAATGGTAAGGTTAGTCTTTACGCGCATTTAAATGCATACAGTCTTAAAGTAGCTAACCTGGCAAAAGAAAATCAATATACTAGCCAGAATTATGAGATTGATTTCATGCTTAAGCCACGAACAGCATATGTTAGAAGAAATGAAATTATTGGACTTTCGGGAAATACCGGAAGCTCAACAGGGCCACATTTGCATTTTGAGATTCGTGACGAACTCAGTGAGATGCCGTTGAACCCGCTAAGCTTTTATAAAATAAATGATCATACTTCTCCAGAGCTTAATTCAATTGCTTTTTACAATTTATCTGATACTACTTCTCCAAAATTAATTACTACAAAAAAAATTAAAAAGGGTAGGGGTGATACACTAATCCTTGATGGCGATCATATAACTCTGAATTATTCAATAATAGGAATAGCATTTTCTGGTCTCGACCGATGTTATTATAATGGTAATCCTAACAATATTTATTCAGCACAAATGTATTTGAATAATAATTTAATATATGAACACAAACTCAACAATATTTCTTTCGACGACTCCCGTTACATAAACGAATTCAGCGAAACTATTGGTAAACAAAAATATCAAAAGTGTTTTTTACCAACAATTTATCCCTTAGGTCTTTTTGGCACGTGTTATGATAAGGGACGAATCAATTTAAAGGAAAGCGAGTTTCAAAAAATAAAACTAGTATTTACTGATGAGTCTGGAAATGCTAGTCCTTTGGAGTTTTATTTGAAAACAAAAAGGATAGATGAGTACGTTATACCAGAAGAAAAAAGTAATTTGTATGTAAATTGCTCAAGCCCTTTTGTGAGTTTTACAGATAATCTATACACCTATATCCCTGAAAAAACTTTTTTCTATTCTAAAAATATTGTGATTAGTAATACGCTTAATGATAACGGAAAACTAAGTATTTTTCCTGATCTTAACTTGAAACAAATGGTAACTCTGGGGTTTAAAGTGCCCGAAAAATATGCAGGGTTTGGTGACAAACTCATTTTAGATGGTTCATCAAATGCAATATCTTTAGCAAGAAACGATTCGGTTTTTTATCAGGTTAAAAGCTTCGGTAAATTTCAATTACGGATAGACACTATTCCACCAAAAATAAAAATAGATCATTCTGAACATCAATTAAAAGAAGCCTGGCAATTAGATGCTTTTTCATTCTCAATCAAAGATGAAATGAGTGGAATTGGTAAATATAACCTTTGGTTGAATAACGAATGGGTACTTGCCGAATACGATGCTAAAACTGATCTTTTAACCTATTATTTTGATTACGATACCCCAATGGGCTTACTTAATTTTAAATTAGAAGTCATAGATAAAGTTGGTAACAGAGCTTTCTTGGAATATGTTTTGAAGAAGTAA
- a CDS encoding glycosyltransferase family 4 protein, which produces MLKLLILTQYFPPEVGAPQNRLFELAVRLYKSGVDITVLTAMPNYPQMEIYERYKDKKYVYEEVEGLKVHRSSIYVSKSKSIFKRLRNYFSFVYSSARIGNSKLDNFDFLLCESPPLFLGYSAMFLAKRKRAKLIFNVSDLWPESAEKLGVVNNKCLLKLAYNLEKRLYERSVLVTGQTQGICSNIQQRFPAVKTYWLPNGVDLNYYDPDQVINSNWRQKNNFSEADFIFLYAGIIGIAQGLEVILKAAKEFKAHTSVKFVLMGSGPEKTKLLALKEKLQLINVTFLEPVTKKEMPSVLKGINAAIVPLRKLDLFLGAIPSKLFENLSMKIPVLLGVDGEARDLFVKQGNCGLYFEPENVSELVKTISTLVSDRELSKCLGENGRSFVNQHFNREIIAEKFYRQLINL; this is translated from the coding sequence ATGTTGAAGCTTTTAATCTTAACGCAATATTTTCCACCAGAAGTGGGCGCTCCTCAAAACAGGTTGTTTGAGTTAGCAGTAAGACTTTATAAGTCGGGAGTAGATATTACAGTTCTAACTGCAATGCCAAACTACCCACAGATGGAAATTTATGAGCGGTATAAGGATAAAAAATATGTTTATGAAGAAGTCGAGGGATTAAAGGTTCATCGTTCTTCTATCTATGTTTCTAAAAGTAAATCCATTTTTAAACGCTTAAGAAACTATTTTTCTTTTGTGTATTCAAGTGCTAGAATTGGAAATTCTAAACTTGATAATTTCGATTTTCTTTTGTGTGAATCACCTCCTTTATTTCTTGGTTACAGCGCCATGTTTCTGGCAAAAAGAAAAAGAGCCAAGCTTATTTTTAATGTAAGCGATTTATGGCCCGAAAGTGCAGAGAAATTGGGCGTGGTTAATAATAAATGTCTTTTGAAGTTAGCCTACAATTTGGAAAAGAGGCTATACGAACGATCCGTTTTGGTTACAGGACAAACACAAGGAATTTGTTCAAATATTCAACAGCGTTTTCCCGCAGTAAAAACATACTGGCTTCCCAACGGAGTAGACCTCAATTATTATGATCCAGATCAGGTTATAAATTCAAATTGGCGACAAAAAAATAACTTTTCTGAAGCAGATTTTATTTTTCTATATGCCGGTATCATTGGAATTGCACAAGGGTTAGAAGTAATTTTAAAAGCTGCAAAAGAATTTAAAGCGCATACAAGTGTAAAATTTGTTCTCATGGGAAGTGGTCCGGAAAAGACAAAATTACTAGCCTTAAAAGAAAAACTTCAGCTTATAAATGTTACTTTTTTAGAACCTGTTACAAAAAAAGAAATGCCTTCTGTCTTAAAAGGTATAAATGCAGCCATAGTGCCATTGCGAAAATTAGATCTTTTTCTTGGCGCCATTCCTTCTAAGTTGTTTGAAAATCTTTCTATGAAAATTCCTGTTTTACTGGGTGTAGATGGTGAGGCCAGAGATTTATTTGTTAAGCAAGGAAATTGTGGTTTGTATTTTGAACCAGAAAATGTTTCAGAATTGGTAAAAACAATTTCAACTTTAGTTTCAGATAGGGAACTCTCAAAATGTTTAGGTGAAAATGGAAGAAGTTTTGTAAATCAACATTTTAATAGGGAGATAATTGCAGAAAAATTTTATCGGCAATTAATCAATTTATAA
- a CDS encoding O-antigen ligase family protein, with translation MTLKQNFFYFFPVLFCFCLPFGSIVLGALVVFWIIASFFNLNVSQLKRGFSNPKLILFYLFFFLTVISALISSNKAEAGFSVEVKLTFFFFPYLFFCFEWPVEILKRCVISFVSGCFFASLYLIFRAFLFAADGQPEYFFYTLFSYFIHVSYFTMYLVLAIIFVVLFYNDWFKTQKTVIYSSYFFIAIFVTTIFLCSSKLGMLSFFISMPLLLAYKYKERLSLKNILIFCGTIIFLFVVLVKIFPESFNRFNSLSKVSLEKIDKTSSESTAVRLLVWGEAITIIKSNFIFGTNVGDANDKLYEAYERNGLTGAYEHKFNAHNQFFQTFIGIGLIGFLLLIAMTFGSLGRAIKNKNFLSAIFCLLIILNFMVESMLQTSAGVLFFAFFACFFDKITENELRKDASYKTNDDTTS, from the coding sequence ATGACGTTAAAGCAAAATTTTTTTTATTTCTTTCCTGTTTTGTTTTGTTTCTGTTTACCATTTGGTTCCATTGTGTTGGGGGCTCTGGTGGTTTTTTGGATTATAGCTTCCTTTTTTAATCTTAATGTTTCTCAATTAAAAAGGGGATTTTCAAACCCTAAACTCATACTATTTTACCTTTTCTTTTTTCTAACCGTTATTAGCGCACTCATTTCTTCAAATAAAGCAGAGGCAGGGTTTAGCGTTGAGGTAAAATTAACTTTCTTCTTTTTTCCTTACTTATTCTTTTGCTTTGAGTGGCCAGTTGAAATTTTAAAACGCTGCGTTATTTCATTTGTTTCGGGTTGCTTTTTTGCTTCCCTCTATTTAATATTTCGTGCTTTTCTTTTTGCTGCGGACGGCCAACCAGAGTATTTTTTTTACACGCTCTTTTCTTATTTTATTCACGTATCTTACTTCACCATGTATTTGGTTTTGGCAATTATTTTTGTTGTTTTATTTTACAATGATTGGTTTAAGACTCAAAAAACTGTGATTTATAGTTCGTATTTTTTTATAGCAATATTCGTAACTACTATTTTTTTATGCTCTTCGAAACTTGGAATGCTGAGTTTTTTTATCAGCATGCCATTGCTTTTGGCTTATAAATATAAAGAAAGGCTTAGTCTGAAAAATATCCTGATTTTCTGTGGTACCATTATTTTTCTCTTTGTAGTTCTAGTAAAGATATTTCCAGAATCTTTCAATCGCTTCAATTCCTTAAGTAAAGTTTCATTGGAAAAAATTGATAAAACGTCTTCAGAAAGTACTGCGGTGCGTTTATTAGTATGGGGAGAAGCAATTACGATCATTAAAAGTAACTTTATTTTCGGAACAAATGTTGGTGATGCTAACGATAAACTGTATGAAGCATACGAACGAAATGGTTTAACAGGAGCTTACGAACATAAATTTAATGCGCATAACCAGTTTTTTCAGACTTTTATTGGTATAGGACTTATTGGCTTTCTCCTCTTAATTGCCATGACATTTGGTTCTTTAGGTAGAGCAATAAAAAATAAAAATTTTCTTTCGGCCATATTTTGCTTGCTTATCATTTTAAACTTTATGGTGGAAAGTATGCTACAAACCTCCGCAGGGGTTCTATTCTTTGCTTTTTTTGCTTGTTTTTTTGATAAAATCACTGAAAACGAATTAAGAAAGGACGCTAGTTATAAAACAAATGATGATACAACATCTTAA
- a CDS encoding S26 family signal peptidase translates to MGNYIFLLLVLASFFGLGKLFAKANIETWKAWVPIYNFYVLAKLLDKPWWWCLIMIVPGVNILMYGVYGFNVARAFNKPSNQDLLLASVLPYVFFVKTGFDPTAKFVGLTKFKIEPSKLIKNWVDPIIFAVIAASIIRGYFIEAFTIPTSSLEKSLMVGDFLFVNKFAYGPKIPQTPLSFPFAHHTLPMSETKKSYLEWIKLPYFRLPGFGSVKNNQIVVFNYPDGDTVALGFQDMSYYQLARYIGYDNINNPNFAPDQGNPGRKIGKIVARPVDKRDHYVKRCVGIAGDNFEVRDGQVFINGTMQAMPEKAQHFYYVKTYGHLFSEPGYNPQTGSQESMPSARILDQLDINYPEMTIMAESKDSAVYRLNMTVQTAKAVREMPGVVSVKIINEAKGVYAPSVFPHNPSYGWNNDNFGPLLIPKAGLTVPIDTHNVCLYEKVMNTYDDGIHQVTKSGANVLYDGNPISSYTFKQDYYFMMGDNRHNSADSRSWGLVPYDHVVGSPFFVWFSMKYAENNPISGKFTLSSFFKNSKDGKFRWERFLCYVKDGTLHSIKIPFILSIVAIWGFSKWNTRRKLKLEKESKK, encoded by the coding sequence ATGGGAAATTATATTTTTTTATTGCTGGTTTTAGCCTCCTTTTTTGGACTGGGTAAATTATTTGCAAAAGCAAACATTGAAACCTGGAAAGCCTGGGTTCCGATTTACAACTTTTATGTACTTGCCAAATTACTTGATAAACCTTGGTGGTGGTGCTTAATTATGATTGTGCCAGGTGTTAATATTTTAATGTACGGTGTATATGGTTTTAATGTAGCAAGAGCTTTTAACAAGCCTAGTAATCAAGATTTATTACTTGCGTCTGTTTTGCCTTACGTTTTTTTTGTGAAGACTGGATTTGATCCTACTGCAAAATTTGTAGGTCTAACAAAATTTAAAATTGAGCCGAGTAAATTAATTAAAAATTGGGTTGACCCAATAATTTTCGCTGTAATTGCCGCTTCCATAATTCGTGGATATTTTATTGAGGCTTTTACTATCCCAACTTCTTCTTTAGAAAAATCACTGATGGTTGGTGACTTTCTATTTGTAAATAAATTCGCTTACGGTCCTAAAATTCCGCAAACTCCGTTATCGTTTCCATTTGCGCATCATACTTTACCGATGAGTGAAACTAAAAAATCTTATTTGGAGTGGATTAAACTTCCTTATTTCAGATTGCCAGGATTTGGTTCCGTAAAAAACAATCAGATAGTAGTATTTAATTATCCTGATGGAGATACAGTAGCTCTAGGGTTTCAGGACATGAGTTATTATCAGCTGGCTCGTTACATTGGATATGATAATATAAATAATCCAAATTTTGCTCCTGATCAGGGAAATCCTGGGCGAAAAATCGGTAAGATTGTCGCAAGACCAGTTGACAAACGTGATCACTATGTAAAGCGTTGTGTTGGTATTGCTGGTGATAATTTCGAAGTAAGAGACGGTCAGGTTTTTATTAATGGAACGATGCAGGCAATGCCTGAGAAAGCGCAACATTTTTATTATGTTAAAACTTACGGGCATCTTTTTTCAGAACCAGGTTACAATCCTCAAACAGGTTCTCAGGAATCTATGCCTAGCGCAAGAATACTCGATCAACTCGATATTAATTATCCTGAAATGACTATTATGGCAGAGTCAAAAGATTCTGCAGTATACCGTTTAAACATGACGGTTCAAACTGCTAAGGCTGTTCGTGAAATGCCTGGTGTTGTTTCTGTAAAAATCATTAATGAGGCTAAAGGCGTTTACGCTCCAAGTGTTTTCCCTCACAATCCTTCTTATGGCTGGAACAATGATAATTTTGGTCCATTACTAATTCCTAAAGCCGGCTTAACGGTTCCTATTGATACACATAATGTTTGTCTTTATGAAAAAGTAATGAATACATACGATGACGGAATTCATCAGGTTACTAAGTCAGGAGCAAATGTTTTGTACGATGGAAACCCTATTAGCAGCTATACGTTTAAGCAAGATTATTATTTTATGATGGGTGATAACCGTCATAACAGTGCAGACAGTAGAAGCTGGGGATTGGTGCCCTACGATCACGTAGTTGGCTCACCATTTTTTGTTTGGTTTAGTATGAAATATGCTGAGAACAATCCAATCAGTGGCAAGTTTACCTTAAGTAGTTTCTTTAAAAACAGTAAAGATGGTAAGTTTCGTTGGGAACGCTTTTTATGTTATGTTAAAGACGGTACACTTCATTCTATTAAAATCCCGTTTATACTGAGTATAGTAGCGATTTGGGGCTTTAGTAAGTGGAATACTCGCCGCAAACTCAAATTAGAAAAAGAATCAAAAAAATAA
- a CDS encoding WbqC family protein: MKSILSCAYWPNLHYFYYLLNSEAILIEQFENYQRQSFRNRTSILSANGLLSLSIPALKQGTKELTKDVEISYAEQWQTKHWRAITSAYKNSPYFEHFESEIEPLYSKKFQSLLEYNLLQIETIFKILKLKKNISLTTLYNKEIIDCEDLREKIHPKLDFKTDDNVRSALNKNYYQTFESKFSFVPNLSILDLIFNEGLGALDYLMERRQLQ, translated from the coding sequence ATGAAAAGTATTTTAAGTTGCGCATACTGGCCTAATCTTCACTATTTCTATTATCTTTTAAACTCGGAAGCAATCCTAATAGAACAATTCGAAAATTACCAGAGGCAGAGCTTCAGAAACAGAACTAGTATTCTTTCCGCTAATGGTTTGCTGAGCTTATCAATTCCCGCACTTAAACAAGGTACTAAAGAATTGACGAAAGATGTAGAAATATCTTATGCAGAACAATGGCAAACAAAACATTGGCGCGCCATTACAAGTGCCTACAAAAATTCTCCTTATTTCGAACATTTTGAAAGTGAAATTGAACCGCTTTATTCTAAAAAATTCCAAAGCCTTTTAGAATATAATCTTCTTCAAATCGAAACAATTTTTAAAATTTTAAAGCTTAAAAAAAACATTTCTCTCACAACCTTATATAATAAAGAGATTATTGATTGCGAAGATCTTCGAGAAAAGATTCATCCTAAATTGGATTTTAAAACGGATGATAATGTTCGGTCTGCTCTAAACAAAAACTACTATCAAACCTTTGAAAGCAAATTTAGTTTTGTACCGAACCTTAGTATTTTGGATTTGATTTTTAATGAAGGTTTAGGGGCGCTGGATTATTTGATGGAACGGAGACAGTTGCAGTAA
- the lepB gene encoding signal peptidase I codes for MEYSPQTQIRKRIKKIKHIFGFVVKIKWFVSALIALSAFYLLKRFAFDIVKVNNLQMATTYHFGDAVLINKISNDFTEGDIIYIEYPVEDTLLTKSFFFQRIAALPGDSFEISNKQIFRNGVAVSDTSTVKHNFFIQPKEKKEQTVFKLRYNLTEGGQVSDEYDYCYSLTGEEFEMLKNDSLIKTVALKTEKKNSYDETCFPSNENYRWNMDHYGKIYIPKINDTLRLDSININLYTDLISHHEKNHLETKQDSILINGVLTNYYVVKKNYYFVLGDNRDNANDSRSWGFLPENLIQGKAIAILKRFE; via the coding sequence GTGGAATACTCGCCGCAAACTCAAATTAGAAAAAGAATCAAAAAAATAAAACATATTTTTGGTTTTGTAGTTAAAATCAAGTGGTTTGTTAGCGCATTAATTGCTCTGAGTGCGTTTTACTTACTTAAAAGATTTGCTTTTGATATTGTAAAAGTAAACAACCTTCAAATGGCCACTACTTATCACTTTGGCGATGCTGTGTTAATAAACAAAATTTCCAATGACTTTACTGAAGGTGATATAATATACATTGAGTATCCAGTAGAAGACACCTTACTTACAAAATCATTTTTTTTTCAGCGTATTGCTGCTTTACCAGGAGACAGTTTCGAGATTTCGAATAAACAGATCTTTAGAAACGGCGTAGCTGTATCTGATACAAGCACTGTAAAACATAACTTTTTTATTCAACCTAAAGAAAAAAAAGAACAAACAGTTTTTAAACTTCGCTACAATTTAACTGAAGGCGGTCAGGTCTCCGACGAGTATGATTACTGTTATTCGCTTACCGGGGAAGAATTTGAGATGCTGAAAAATGATTCTCTCATAAAAACCGTAGCACTTAAAACGGAGAAAAAAAACAGCTATGATGAAACTTGTTTCCCAAGTAATGAAAATTACAGGTGGAATATGGATCATTACGGTAAAATTTACATTCCGAAAATTAACGACACTTTACGGTTAGATAGTATCAATATCAACTTGTATACTGATTTAATTTCACATCATGAAAAAAATCATCTAGAAACAAAGCAAGATAGTATTTTGATAAATGGTGTTTTAACAAACTACTATGTAGTGAAAAAAAATTATTATTTTGTTTTGGGTGATAACCGTGATAACGCCAACGATTCGCGTTCATGGGGCTTTTTACCTGAGAACTTAATTCAAGGAAAGGCCATTGCTATTTTAAAAAGATTTGAATGA